One window from the genome of Deinococcus arcticus encodes:
- a CDS encoding Bug family tripartite tricarboxylate transporter substrate binding protein: MKWKPTVLVLSALLTTSLAPAQGLNNLRIMAPASPGGGWDQTSRAIQTVLQGEGIARGVQVFNVPGAGGTIGLAQLYNSKGDGNLLMTMGLVMVGAIQTNSSKVDLSRVTPIARLTGEYEVIVVPASSPHKTLDDLAAAWKANPSLAFAGGSAGGTDHILVGLFAKAAGVDPKKMNYVPFSGGGETLAALLGNQVVAGVAGYGEFEAQIKAGKLRALGLSAPKAQAGIPVPTMKSQGYNVELANWRGIVAPPGLTGSEKAALVAAMDKLHASKAWKDTLKARNWTDLYMSGSKFDVFLKLEANRTREILKDIGLVK; encoded by the coding sequence ATGAAATGGAAACCCACGGTTCTTGTTCTGTCGGCGCTGCTGACCACCTCTCTGGCTCCGGCCCAGGGCCTGAACAACCTGCGCATCATGGCGCCCGCCAGTCCGGGGGGCGGCTGGGACCAGACCAGCCGCGCCATTCAGACGGTGCTGCAGGGCGAGGGTATTGCCCGGGGCGTGCAGGTGTTCAACGTGCCCGGCGCGGGCGGCACCATTGGCCTGGCGCAGCTGTACAACAGCAAGGGTGACGGCAACCTGCTCATGACCATGGGCCTGGTGATGGTGGGCGCCATTCAGACGAACAGCTCGAAGGTGGACCTCAGCCGCGTGACCCCCATTGCCCGCCTGACCGGCGAGTACGAGGTGATCGTGGTGCCGGCCAGCAGCCCCCACAAGACGCTCGACGATCTGGCGGCCGCCTGGAAGGCCAACCCCAGCCTCGCCTTTGCTGGCGGCAGCGCGGGCGGCACCGACCACATCCTGGTGGGCCTGTTTGCCAAGGCGGCGGGCGTGGACCCCAAAAAGATGAACTACGTGCCGTTCAGCGGCGGCGGCGAGACGCTGGCCGCCCTGCTGGGCAATCAGGTGGTGGCGGGCGTGGCCGGCTACGGCGAGTTCGAGGCCCAGATCAAGGCGGGCAAGCTGCGGGCGCTGGGCCTGAGTGCCCCCAAGGCGCAGGCCGGTATTCCGGTGCCCACCATGAAATCGCAGGGCTACAACGTGGAACTGGCCAACTGGCGCGGCATCGTGGCCCCCCCGGGCCTGACGGGCAGCGAAAAGGCCGCGCTGGTGGCCGCCATGGACAAGCTGCACGCCAGCAAGGCCTGGAAGGACACGCTCAAGGCACGCAACTGGACCGACCTGTACATGAGTGGCAGCAAGTTCGACGTGTTCCTGAAGCTGGAAGCCAACCGCACCCGCGAGATCCTGAAAGACATCGGGCTGGTGAAGTAA
- a CDS encoding ATP-binding protein, whose product MLPFSRRPNLQGRLVRLHLLVLCSMTALLVLVQTAQLYREARERLGERALTASRLVAQLPLVVSGAQAGTQNPALNAQVNRLRAQAQADFIVVGNRAGIRLAHPLPERLGQPMEGGDNTLPLAGREVVSVARGSLGLSVRGKVPVWRGGVPGTQVVGVVSTGYLMPQVWHLVQGALVSLLPWFVLALGLGSAGAVWAARRLRAEILNLEPEQIAALAQQQRAVLAALREGVLAVDRAGEVILTSARAVSLLGGAGAPAPLTALWPELAELTAAHPPGRAQNLELRLRGQPVLVNLEPLEGGGFVAGFRDRAEALALAEELTHARGFVDVLRAQTHEYQNRLHVLSGLLQLGRGEEALRVLNAEIHADAQFRQLLRDVQVPRLVALLAGKRERAQELGIEFQVAEGSSLGPVWERHADTLVSAVGNLTENAFEALAGAPGQVTVLIGEDPEGMQLEVEDTGPGVPENLSGTLYTQGASSKGEGRGYGLHGVVTRVAALGGQVRHTRRGARTVFQLSLPAPQLPARGEA is encoded by the coding sequence ATGCTGCCCTTCTCCCGCCGCCCGAACCTGCAGGGCCGCCTGGTGCGCCTGCACCTGCTGGTGCTGTGCAGCATGACGGCCCTGCTGGTGCTGGTGCAGACCGCGCAGCTGTACCGCGAGGCCCGCGAGCGGCTGGGCGAACGGGCCCTGACCGCCAGCCGTCTGGTGGCGCAGCTGCCGCTGGTGGTGAGCGGCGCCCAGGCGGGCACCCAGAACCCGGCCCTGAACGCGCAGGTGAACCGGCTGCGCGCGCAGGCACAGGCCGATTTCATCGTGGTGGGCAACCGCGCTGGTATCCGGCTGGCGCACCCCCTGCCCGAGCGCCTGGGGCAGCCCATGGAGGGCGGGGACAACACGCTGCCCCTGGCGGGCCGCGAGGTGGTCAGTGTGGCCCGCGGCAGCCTGGGCCTGAGTGTGCGCGGCAAGGTGCCGGTGTGGCGCGGCGGGGTGCCGGGCACCCAGGTGGTGGGGGTGGTCAGTACCGGCTACCTGATGCCGCAGGTGTGGCATCTGGTGCAGGGCGCGCTGGTGAGCCTGCTGCCCTGGTTTGTGCTGGCGCTGGGGCTGGGCAGTGCCGGGGCCGTGTGGGCGGCCCGGCGCCTGCGCGCCGAGATTCTGAACCTGGAACCGGAACAGATTGCGGCCCTGGCGCAGCAGCAGCGCGCGGTGCTGGCGGCGCTGCGCGAGGGGGTGCTGGCGGTGGACCGGGCCGGAGAGGTGATTCTGACCAGTGCGCGGGCCGTGAGCCTGCTGGGGGGCGCCGGCGCCCCGGCGCCGCTGACGGCCCTGTGGCCGGAACTGGCCGAACTGACTGCCGCGCACCCGCCGGGCCGGGCCCAGAATCTGGAGCTTCGGCTGCGCGGTCAACCCGTGCTGGTGAACCTGGAACCGCTGGAGGGCGGCGGCTTCGTGGCGGGCTTCCGCGACCGGGCCGAGGCCCTGGCCCTGGCCGAGGAACTCACCCACGCCCGGGGCTTCGTGGACGTGCTGCGGGCCCAGACGCACGAATACCAGAACCGCCTGCATGTGCTCTCTGGCCTGCTGCAACTGGGCCGGGGCGAGGAAGCGCTGCGGGTCCTGAACGCCGAGATTCACGCCGACGCCCAGTTCCGGCAGCTGCTGCGTGACGTGCAGGTGCCCCGGCTGGTGGCGCTGCTGGCGGGCAAGCGTGAGCGGGCCCAGGAACTGGGCATTGAGTTTCAGGTGGCCGAGGGCAGCAGCCTGGGCCCGGTCTGGGAGCGGCATGCCGATACACTGGTGAGTGCCGTGGGCAACCTGACCGAGAACGCCTTTGAAGCCCTGGCGGGCGCGCCCGGGCAGGTGACCGTGCTGATTGGCGAGGACCCGGAGGGCATGCAGCTGGAGGTGGAAGATACGGGCCCGGGGGTGCCTGAGAACCTGTCAGGTACGCTGTACACCCAGGGCGCCAGCAGCAAGGGCGAGGGCCGGGGCTACGGCCTGCACGGCGTGGTGACCCGGGTGGCCGCGCTGGGCGGGCAGGTGCGCCACACCCGGCGCGGGGCCCGCACCGTCTTTCAGCTGAGCCTGCCGGCGCCGCAGCTGCCGGCCCGGGGGGAGGCGTGA
- a CDS encoding response regulator, with the protein MARVRVLLVEDDLRVARVNRDLLERDPDVHVVGSAATCAQGDALAQALNPDLILLDVHLPDGSGLGLLRHWRGLGRMTDVALITAADDEASVRLALAHGAFDYLIKPFTGARLADLIARHRARRLPGPGAASRLDQGRLDRLLGLSPPAPGPLPRGIDPHTLERVAQALGVSAGPVTAEEIGERVGLSRVTAWRYLEHLVRSGQAALDHQYGQAGRPVKLYRALPPGGAGG; encoded by the coding sequence GTGGCCCGCGTGCGGGTGCTGCTGGTGGAAGATGACCTGCGGGTGGCCCGCGTGAACCGCGATCTGCTGGAACGTGACCCGGACGTACATGTGGTGGGCAGCGCCGCCACCTGTGCCCAGGGCGACGCGCTGGCCCAGGCCCTGAACCCGGACCTGATCCTGCTGGATGTCCACCTGCCCGACGGCAGCGGCCTGGGCCTGCTGCGGCACTGGCGCGGCCTGGGCCGCATGACCGACGTGGCGCTCATCACCGCTGCCGACGATGAGGCCAGCGTGCGCCTGGCGCTGGCCCACGGCGCCTTCGATTACCTCATCAAGCCGTTCACAGGGGCCCGGCTGGCCGACCTGATTGCCCGGCACCGCGCGCGCCGCCTGCCGGGCCCGGGCGCGGCCAGCCGCCTGGACCAGGGCCGCCTGGACCGGCTGCTGGGGCTGAGCCCACCGGCCCCTGGACCGCTACCACGCGGCATTGATCCACACACCCTGGAGCGCGTGGCGCAGGCGCTGGGCGTCAGTGCCGGGCCCGTAACGGCCGAGGAGATCGGTGAACGGGTGGGCCTGAGCCGGGTGACGGCGTGGCGCTATCTGGAACATCTGGTGCGCAGCGGGCAGGCCGCCCTGGACCACCAGTACGGACAGGCGGGGCGCCCGGTCAAGCTGTACCGCGCCCTGCCGCCGGGGGGGGCCGGCGGCTGA
- a CDS encoding inorganic diphosphatase, protein MSAPRAWRGVVEWTAGTRERFVWRGAALEVLRTEAQAAPVNYGCLPGTLNPADGAEVDAVWLGPPRPAGEQIEAAPSGLLHLQDGDHKVIFGAAEAAPEDLQRLLRWFPPERGAQVLDADAAQAWLAGVTG, encoded by the coding sequence TTGAGCGCCCCCCGGGCCTGGCGCGGGGTGGTGGAATGGACCGCCGGCACCCGCGAGCGCTTCGTGTGGCGCGGCGCGGCGCTGGAAGTGCTGCGCACCGAAGCCCAGGCAGCCCCGGTCAATTACGGCTGCCTGCCCGGCACCCTGAACCCCGCCGACGGCGCCGAGGTGGACGCGGTGTGGCTGGGCCCGCCCCGGCCCGCTGGCGAGCAGATTGAAGCGGCCCCCAGCGGGCTGCTGCACCTGCAAGACGGCGACCACAAGGTGATTTTTGGCGCAGCAGAGGCAGCCCCAGAGGACCTGCAGCGCCTGCTGCGCTGGTTTCCGCCTGAACGCGGCGCGCAGGTGCTGGACGCCGACGCCGCGCAGGCCTGGCTGGCCGGGGTGACGGGTTAG
- a CDS encoding alpha/beta hydrolase, whose translation MTRSSRSLRAGPRRSVLLGAGLLSAGLLSACSPQNLQGSLNRAVPLSGLTITSNVRYGPDARNLMDVYAPQNAVGAPVVLFIHGGSWEGGDKEGHTFVGESLARAGYVTAVMNYRLAPQNRYPTYVQDAAQALRALREQAKTFGGNAENLFVMGHSAGAFNAVEVVVNERWLREAGVPVSSIRGVIGVAGPYSYDFRQFGSARAFPEGATPDEVMPDRHVRPDAPPHLLLVAENDTTVYPQNALNMEAALKRAGVPVTRTVLPRVNHITVIAALARPLTFLGGTRKATLDFIEARRLR comes from the coding sequence ATGACCCGATCTTCCCGCTCCCTGCGCGCCGGGCCCCGGCGTTCTGTCCTGCTGGGCGCTGGCCTGCTGAGTGCCGGCCTGCTGAGCGCCTGCTCGCCCCAGAACCTGCAGGGCAGCCTGAACCGCGCCGTGCCCCTGTCTGGGCTGACCATCACCAGCAACGTGCGCTACGGCCCCGATGCCCGCAACCTGATGGACGTGTACGCCCCGCAGAACGCCGTCGGCGCCCCGGTGGTGCTGTTCATTCACGGCGGGTCCTGGGAGGGCGGCGACAAGGAAGGGCACACCTTCGTGGGCGAGTCGCTGGCGCGGGCCGGCTACGTGACGGCCGTGATGAACTACCGTCTGGCGCCGCAGAACCGTTACCCCACCTATGTTCAGGACGCCGCGCAGGCCCTGCGGGCGCTGCGCGAACAGGCCAAGACCTTTGGCGGCAACGCCGAGAACCTGTTCGTGATGGGCCACTCGGCCGGGGCCTTCAACGCCGTGGAGGTGGTGGTCAATGAGCGCTGGCTGCGCGAGGCAGGCGTGCCCGTGTCCAGCATTCGCGGCGTGATTGGTGTGGCCGGGCCCTACTCCTACGATTTCCGGCAGTTCGGCAGTGCCCGCGCCTTCCCCGAGGGCGCCACCCCCGACGAGGTGATGCCCGACCGCCACGTGCGCCCCGACGCCCCGCCCCACCTGCTGCTGGTGGCCGAAAACGACACCACCGTGTATCCGCAAAACGCCCTGAATATGGAAGCGGCCCTGAAGCGCGCCGGGGTGCCGGTCACGCGCACGGTGCTGCCCCGGGTCAACCACATCACGGTCATTGCGGCCCTGGCCCGCCCGCTGACCTTCCTGGGCGGCACCCGGAAAGCCACGCTGGACTTTATCGAGGCCCGGCGCCTGCGCTGA
- a CDS encoding lycopene cyclase family protein: MPPAPPPVTDVLLIGGGPAALALAAALAPQGLSVRVVAPHPPRTPAPTYGAWLDDLPAWAQGCAAQVWSDVRVYTGPAPTPLLRPYGLLDNARLLRALLDRTGDALTWTVGQVRGAQREGDAWTVHGAGGEHWPARVVVDASGHAPALRRPQHPGGAALQTAYGVVGRFARPPCAPGSMVWMDYRTPHGPEGDATFLYAMHLGGDRYFVEETSLIARPAPSRAWLRARLAARLAAQGTPLAHTETEEWVAFPMNAAAPAPSGPLAYGAAGGLVHPISGFQVAGALNMAPQVAGALAGALRAGADPHAAGWAALWSPERRAARAVHLLGVQALLNLPPQALPAFFGAFFALPPAQWRAFLAPDTPAGPLARTMLRLFAALPGRVRLPLARAALAQPGTSVQALAASLKGPSGPSHPQAGWARHPGPMTNPDHADHTIRRHEDTDQHEVIEDGMQGATGSTDANGLDQGADLAEKVRELRENLGGGPE, translated from the coding sequence ATGCCGCCAGCGCCCCCGCCTGTGACCGATGTGCTGCTGATTGGCGGTGGCCCGGCGGCCCTGGCCCTGGCGGCGGCGCTGGCCCCGCAGGGCCTGAGCGTGCGCGTGGTGGCCCCCCACCCCCCGCGCACTCCTGCGCCCACCTACGGCGCGTGGCTGGACGACCTGCCGGCCTGGGCACAGGGGTGCGCGGCGCAGGTATGGAGCGACGTGCGGGTGTACACCGGCCCTGCCCCCACCCCGCTGCTGCGGCCCTACGGCCTGCTGGACAACGCGCGGCTGCTGCGGGCGCTGCTGGACCGCACAGGCGACGCGCTCACCTGGACGGTGGGGCAGGTGAGAGGGGCGCAGCGGGAAGGAGACGCCTGGACCGTACACGGCGCCGGGGGCGAGCACTGGCCCGCGCGGGTGGTGGTGGACGCCAGCGGCCACGCGCCCGCCCTGCGCCGGCCCCAGCACCCCGGCGGCGCGGCCCTGCAGACCGCGTACGGGGTGGTGGGCCGCTTTGCCCGCCCGCCGTGCGCGCCCGGCAGCATGGTCTGGATGGATTACCGCACCCCCCACGGCCCGGAAGGAGACGCCACCTTTCTGTACGCCATGCACCTGGGCGGCGACCGCTATTTCGTGGAGGAAACCAGCCTGATTGCGCGCCCCGCGCCCAGCCGCGCGTGGCTGCGCGCGCGTCTGGCCGCCCGCCTGGCCGCCCAGGGCACCCCACTGGCACACACCGAGACCGAGGAATGGGTGGCCTTTCCCATGAACGCGGCGGCCCCCGCGCCGTCCGGGCCGCTGGCCTACGGCGCGGCGGGCGGGCTGGTGCATCCCATCAGCGGCTTTCAGGTGGCCGGGGCGCTGAACATGGCGCCGCAGGTGGCCGGGGCCCTGGCCGGGGCGCTGCGGGCGGGCGCCGACCCCCACGCGGCCGGCTGGGCGGCGCTGTGGTCCCCGGAGCGCCGGGCGGCGCGCGCGGTGCATCTGCTGGGGGTGCAGGCCCTGCTGAACCTGCCCCCCCAGGCCCTGCCGGCCTTTTTTGGAGCATTCTTTGCGCTGCCCCCGGCCCAGTGGCGCGCCTTTCTGGCCCCCGACACCCCGGCGGGCCCGCTGGCGCGCACCATGCTGCGGCTGTTCGCGGCGCTGCCGGGCCGGGTGCGCCTGCCGCTGGCGCGCGCGGCGCTGGCGCAGCCCGGCACCAGCGTGCAGGCCCTGGCAGCGTCTCTGAAGGGGCCTTCTGGGCCTTCCCATCCACAGGCCGGCTGGGCACGCCACCCTGGGCCCATGACCAACCCCGATCACGCCGACCACACCATCCGCCGCCACGAGGACACCGACCAGCACGAGGTGATTGAAGACGGCATGCAGGGCGCCACCGGCAGCACCGACGCCAACGGCCTGGACCAGGGCGCCGATCTGGCCGAGAAGGTGCGGGAACTGCGCGAGAACCTGGGCGGCGGCCCCGAGTAA
- the sdaAB gene encoding L-serine ammonia-lyase, iron-sulfur-dependent subunit beta, whose protein sequence is MSLLDMIGPVMIGPSSSHTAGACRLGLVAHHLLGEAPRQAHIGLHASFAKTGRGHGTHLALIAGLLGYRPDDERLPQAFEQAQAAGMAFEFHDADLGDVHPNTARLEVKGEQGELSVQGSSTGGGVIQVTQVQGLGVNFSGASPTVLLRYPDAVGMIARVASTVAADGVNIATLTCTRQTRGGQALLAIELDQPLSPEALAFLGRWPDMHWVRLLPKLMDG, encoded by the coding sequence ATGTCCCTTCTCGACATGATTGGCCCCGTCATGATCGGGCCCAGCAGCAGCCACACGGCGGGGGCGTGCCGCCTGGGGCTGGTGGCCCACCACCTGCTGGGCGAGGCCCCCCGGCAGGCGCATATTGGCCTGCACGCCTCGTTTGCCAAGACCGGGCGCGGCCACGGCACGCACCTCGCCCTGATTGCGGGGCTGCTGGGCTACCGCCCCGACGACGAGCGCCTGCCCCAGGCCTTCGAGCAGGCCCAGGCGGCCGGCATGGCCTTTGAATTCCACGACGCCGATCTGGGCGATGTGCACCCCAACACCGCGCGCCTGGAGGTGAAGGGCGAACAGGGCGAGCTGAGCGTGCAGGGCAGTTCCACGGGCGGCGGCGTGATTCAGGTGACGCAGGTGCAGGGCCTGGGCGTGAATTTCAGCGGCGCCAGTCCCACGGTGCTGCTGCGCTACCCGGACGCCGTGGGCATGATTGCCCGGGTGGCCAGCACGGTGGCGGCCGACGGCGTGAACATTGCCACCCTGACCTGCACCCGGCAGACACGCGGCGGGCAGGCGCTGCTGGCCATTGAGCTGGACCAGCCCCTGAGCCCCGAGGCGCTGGCGTTTCTGGGCCGCTGGCCCGACATGCACTGGGTCCGGCTGCTGCCCAAACTGATGGACGGCTAA
- a CDS encoding IclR family transcriptional regulator, with translation MPRTLSTVQSAVRLLELFDADHTEWTLSALARHLGQPTSTVHEALGTLTHTGLLRRVGRGRYRLGWRLLKLSSALYGSLPWYAPAHDAMERVARRTHCLAFLCVLDGERVLCVARSVQGRGGPPVAGELDFELPAHATASGKLLLALAGRPLPLQAPAFTPQTVTTPDVWARQAREIRAAALAQTHDEWAPGTGSLAVPIRGEGGAVLAALGVSLPSGHGRGHEGLLRALRDAADEVSWALGFRGAGPRRAAGPGPALQAGDGPAESPAHGHTPDP, from the coding sequence ATGCCCCGAACCCTCTCCACCGTGCAAAGCGCCGTGCGCCTGCTGGAGCTGTTCGACGCCGACCACACCGAATGGACCCTCTCGGCCCTGGCGCGGCACCTGGGCCAGCCCACCTCCACAGTGCACGAGGCCCTGGGCACCCTGACCCATACCGGGCTGCTGCGGCGCGTGGGCCGGGGCCGCTACCGCCTGGGCTGGCGGCTGCTCAAACTCTCCAGCGCCCTGTACGGCAGCCTGCCCTGGTACGCCCCGGCCCACGACGCCATGGAGCGCGTGGCGCGGCGCACCCACTGCCTGGCCTTTTTGTGCGTGCTGGACGGCGAGCGGGTGCTGTGTGTGGCGCGCAGCGTGCAGGGGCGCGGCGGCCCCCCCGTGGCGGGTGAACTGGACTTTGAACTGCCCGCCCACGCCACCGCCAGCGGCAAGCTGCTGCTGGCCCTGGCCGGGCGCCCCCTGCCGCTGCAGGCCCCCGCTTTCACCCCCCAGACGGTCACCACCCCCGACGTCTGGGCGCGGCAGGCCAGGGAGATTCGCGCGGCGGCCCTGGCCCAGACGCACGACGAGTGGGCGCCCGGCACTGGCAGCCTCGCCGTGCCCATCCGGGGTGAGGGCGGCGCGGTGCTGGCGGCGCTGGGGGTCAGCCTGCCCAGCGGGCACGGGCGCGGCCACGAGGGCCTGCTGCGCGCCCTGCGCGACGCTGCCGACGAGGTCAGCTGGGCCTTGGGCTTCCGGGGGGCAGGCCCTCGCCGGGCAGCAGGGCCTGGGCCTGCGCTTCAGGCAGGGGACGGGCCAGCAGAAAGCCCTGCACATGGTCACACCCCAGACCCGTGA
- a CDS encoding glycosyltransferase, protein MNLTLFAMGSQGDVQPYLALGAGLQRAGHHVRVAVPENFVPLAAAAGLEAVALQGNVQALMDQPELRALLARGNMLAINRYTSAAARAAAPVWAQQGLQAAQGADLLVTGLGGLAHSVGEKLGLPVLEAPVVPLTPTRDFPAVLLPAGMSRLGGWANALSHRLVRHMMTQQGRPAVVRQTLGLPRRAPRTRRWPTPPTLYGVSPLVVPRPRDWPAHVHLTGYWFLPEAAWTPPTGLDAFLAAGPPPVSIGFGSMGLRDPAATTALVLGALAQTGQRAVLLSGWGGLASGELPSHVYAAPPLPHSWLFARVSAVVHHGGAGTTAAGLRAGVPSVLTPFFGDQPFWAGRVRALGVGPAPIPQRRLTPDLLAGALRQTQEGALRERAAALGQRLRAEDGVAEAVRHIEAYGRALGHR, encoded by the coding sequence GTGAACCTCACCCTGTTTGCCATGGGCTCGCAGGGCGACGTGCAGCCCTACCTGGCGCTGGGGGCTGGCTTGCAGCGCGCCGGGCACCACGTTCGCGTGGCCGTGCCTGAAAACTTCGTGCCTCTGGCCGCCGCCGCTGGCCTGGAGGCGGTGGCCCTGCAGGGCAACGTGCAGGCCCTGATGGACCAGCCGGAATTGCGCGCCCTGCTGGCCCGGGGCAACATGCTGGCCATCAACCGCTATACCTCGGCGGCGGCGCGGGCGGCGGCGCCCGTGTGGGCCCAGCAGGGCTTGCAGGCGGCCCAGGGCGCCGACCTGCTGGTGACCGGGCTGGGCGGGCTGGCCCACAGCGTGGGCGAGAAACTGGGCCTGCCGGTGCTGGAAGCCCCCGTGGTGCCGCTGACCCCCACGCGCGACTTTCCGGCGGTGCTGCTGCCGGCCGGCATGTCCCGGCTGGGCGGCTGGGCGAATGCCCTGAGCCACCGCCTCGTGCGCCACATGATGACGCAGCAGGGCCGCCCCGCCGTGGTCCGGCAGACCCTGGGCCTGCCCCGGCGAGCGCCGCGCACCCGCCGCTGGCCCACGCCGCCCACGCTGTATGGGGTGAGCCCTCTGGTGGTGCCGCGCCCGCGCGACTGGCCCGCGCACGTGCACCTGACCGGATACTGGTTCCTGCCGGAAGCGGCCTGGACCCCGCCGACCGGCCTGGACGCCTTTCTGGCCGCTGGCCCACCGCCCGTGTCTATCGGCTTTGGCAGCATGGGCCTGCGCGACCCGGCGGCCACCACCGCGCTGGTGCTGGGCGCCCTGGCACAGACCGGGCAGCGCGCCGTGCTGCTGAGCGGCTGGGGTGGCCTGGCGTCGGGCGAGCTGCCCTCCCACGTGTACGCGGCCCCTCCCCTGCCCCATTCGTGGCTGTTTGCGCGCGTGTCGGCGGTGGTGCATCACGGCGGGGCAGGCACCACGGCTGCCGGACTGCGCGCCGGGGTGCCCAGCGTGCTCACGCCCTTTTTTGGCGATCAGCCGTTCTGGGCCGGGCGCGTGCGCGCCCTGGGTGTGGGCCCCGCCCCCATCCCGCAGCGCCGCCTGACCCCGGACCTTCTGGCCGGGGCCCTGCGCCAGACCCAGGAGGGGGCCCTGCGCGAACGCGCCGCCGCCCTGGGCCAGCGCCTGCGCGCCGAGGATGGCGTGGCCGAGGCCGTCCGCCACATTGAAGCCTATGGTCGCGCCCTGGGCCACCGCTGA
- a CDS encoding TetR/AcrR family transcriptional regulator, producing the protein MIAHSPNQPKPARAAPRAPADPERRRAILAAAQRAFAQKGFHRTTMRDVARAAGLAEGTLYNHFDNKDALLLGLFEALGEQTRAALDPEALAGADLRTFLHTLLAAPLGALSGENFALFRVIVSEALVRPELGRPFAAGLAQTAQLGAQALEERLGPDHPPLLHTGLALVLGHVLAQALRHEPPGADWSALLEEITGTLLSQVEAGHPQGPT; encoded by the coding sequence GTGATCGCTCATTCACCCAATCAACCGAAGCCCGCCCGGGCCGCGCCGCGTGCTCCTGCAGACCCAGAACGGCGCCGTGCCATCCTAGCTGCCGCGCAGCGCGCCTTTGCCCAGAAGGGTTTTCACCGCACCACCATGCGCGATGTGGCGCGCGCCGCCGGGCTGGCCGAGGGCACCCTCTACAACCACTTTGACAACAAAGACGCGCTGCTGCTGGGGCTGTTCGAGGCACTGGGTGAACAGACGCGCGCGGCGCTGGACCCAGAGGCGCTGGCCGGGGCCGACCTGCGCACCTTTCTGCACACGCTGCTGGCCGCGCCGCTGGGGGCTCTGTCGGGCGAGAATTTCGCCCTGTTCCGCGTGATCGTCTCGGAGGCGCTGGTGCGGCCTGAACTGGGGCGGCCGTTCGCGGCGGGACTGGCACAGACCGCGCAGTTGGGGGCCCAGGCCCTGGAGGAGCGGCTGGGTCCAGACCACCCGCCGCTGCTGCACACCGGGCTGGCCCTGGTGCTGGGCCACGTGCTGGCGCAGGCGCTGCGGCATGAGCCCCCCGGCGCCGACTGGAGCGCCCTCCTCGAAGAGATCACCGGGACCCTGTTGAGCCAGGTTGAAGCCGGACACCCCCAAGGCCCCACGTGA